From Ananas comosus cultivar F153 linkage group 8, ASM154086v1, whole genome shotgun sequence, one genomic window encodes:
- the LOC109714721 gene encoding uncharacterized protein LOC109714721 isoform X2: protein MNYEAQVINHNRASTAARKDVGFQPQKPFLRPQSKKLEPIPPSSEDPYVSQCPPSARIDQPASPNAANPDVNSTGKVGRLEGLPCLPYLKPDLMGFGFWFCVSDSMLHFGADMSTSW from the exons ATGAATTATGAAGCACAAGTTATAAATCATAATAGAGCATCGACAGCGGCACGAAAAGATGTGGGATTTCAACCTCAAAAGCCATTTCTTAGACCACAATCCAAAAAGTTAGAACCTATTCCACCCTCTAGTGAAGATCCATATGTATCTCAATGTCCTCCTTCGGCTAGAATTGATCAGCCAGCATCTCCAAATGCTGCTAATCCAGACGTTAATAGTACAG GAAAGGTTGGAAGGTTGGAAGGGTTGCCCTGCCTTCCTTACTTGAAGCCAGATCTCATG ggttttgggttttggttctGTGTTTCAGATTCAATGCTTCATTTTGG GGCCGATATGTCTACATCTTGGTAA
- the LOC109714721 gene encoding uncharacterized protein LOC109714721 isoform X1, producing the protein MNYEAQVINHNRASTAARKDVGFQPQKPFLRPQSKKLEPIPPSSEDPYVSQCPPSARIDQPASPNAANPDVNSTGKVGRLEGLPCLPYLKPDLMGFGFWFCVSDSMLHFGAMYEMYIYNWVNCTTKFEFKFATKV; encoded by the exons ATGAATTATGAAGCACAAGTTATAAATCATAATAGAGCATCGACAGCGGCACGAAAAGATGTGGGATTTCAACCTCAAAAGCCATTTCTTAGACCACAATCCAAAAAGTTAGAACCTATTCCACCCTCTAGTGAAGATCCATATGTATCTCAATGTCCTCCTTCGGCTAGAATTGATCAGCCAGCATCTCCAAATGCTGCTAATCCAGACGTTAATAGTACAG GAAAGGTTGGAAGGTTGGAAGGGTTGCCCTGCCTTCCTTACTTGAAGCCAGATCTCATG ggttttgggttttggttctGTGTTTCAGATTCAATGCTTCATTTTGG TGCGATGTATGAGATGTACATATACAACTGGGTTAATTGCACTACAAAGTTTGAATTCAAGTTCGCCACAAAAGTTTAA